The DNA window AAACTCTAGTATGGTAAGCTTCTGATCATGCGACAGCTTGAATCTTACAACCTCGTACTCAAGACATTTCGAATTCATATCCACAATGTACATGTTGAACTCGTCCTGCTTCTCGAAATATTTTCTATACTGCACCATGTCCTTTCCGAATGTTATCTTCACATTGGCATCCTTTCTCAGCGCCATGTTGAATATAAGCCTGTTCCCTTGTATGAATACATCATCAACAGCATGGGGCTCGCGAGATCCCTTGCACGCCTTGAAAAAGCCAATGCTTGAAGCGTCCTTTGTGGCTTCGGCAAACGACACCTCCGTGCGCGCCTCATCTATGAATATGAGCATGCTTTCAGGGTTTTTGCAAGCCATCCTCAGATAGAGCAGAGTCTTTTTGAGTTCTATGCATCTGAGGCTGTCCTCGACCTTCATCTGGACAGCCTTATCGATCACATAGCGCTTTATGCCGCCTCTATACAATTTAGAGTGAAGATAGTAGTCGATTAGGCCGCTGTTTTTTCTCGCCACCTCGCTGAGCTGCGCGCATATTGCTCCAATCTTTTCGTTCTTGTTTCCAAATGCTGCGGCAAACTTGTAATACTCAAGCTTTTGAAGCATGTGGTAGAAAAAAAATGGATCAAGCGAAATGTGAACCTTAGGCATCATAACGGCTTCAACCCGTGATGGAAGCTGGTGTTCTACCATGTGCTCCTTTATAAGCTCCCTCATCCTTGATTTTGCCGAGTCTACGATTGTATTGTACACGCTTTCGCTTGTAGTCTTTGACAGAGCGCCCAGTATCCTGTATAGTCCTTCGGCCTTGTCGTAGTCCATAAGGAAATCTACTGCAGCATTGTCAAGTGCATGCAGATCGACATCGAGACTTTCCCTATAAGGCTTTTCATATCTTGAAACTACAAACTCCACAAATTCTCTGCCACATGCCTGTATGTCAGTGGCGTAAAAAAGCTCCGCATACTCCTTGTAGCTGCCATAAGTGTTGAGCTGGAAGCCTATGTGCTCCATATTGATGGCGCAGTTAGCAAACTCCTTGAGTATGGACAGCATTCCCAGCTTCGAAGCAGCAAACGACAGATACTTTTGAATCTGCTCGTCTGATTCCCGCACTTCTTGCTCAAGCATATATGCCTGCTCCCCAAGCTTGTATGAGAGCTCCCCTTCCGAGAAGTCCTCATATGATGTGGTCCCAAAAATCACTGAATCTCCAAGTTCCCCAGTTTCTCTGGCCTTTTTAATTATCTCGAGTATATTGTCTTCATATCTTCCCATATTCATCCCCCGTGTTCGAAAATATAATAACTATAGTATACTCTGTGAACTATACTCATGACTAAAGTCACGAGCTTCCTGTTTCATCGAGCGCAGCCCTGCTATCTCTCGACATGGGGGTCTTACGCACTCTCCGCAGGCTTAAAATCGGACGAGACCACGCCCTATTTGTTACAGTTGGATTCTATATAAAGCTTTGTGTTAAGCAGTTTTAAGCTCTTTAAGGCCTTGCTTTAGTATGTTTTTGGCGGCGTTGAAGTCCCTATCGTGAACAGTTTTGCACTTTGGACACTCCCAGACCCTGATGTCAAGATCTTTGACATCGGGGTTTTTATGTTCGCAGACATGGCATAATTGGCTACTCGCAAAGAATGCGCCTACTTTGTGGAATTCTCTTTTGTGCCACTTTGACTTGTATTCAAGCATTGTGGCAAACCGGCTCCAGCTGACATCGCTGATGGCCTTGGAAAGGCGACGGTTCTTGAGCATGTTCTTAACCCTAAGCGTTTCGATGATAATGATTTGGTTGTCTCTCACTATCCGATGCGAAAGCTTATGCTGGAAGTCTTTCCTTATGTTAGCCACTTTCTGATGGAGCTTTGCCAGTTTAGCTTTGTTTTTGGCGTAATTCTTAGAACCCTTGTTTTTGCGTGAAAGGTTCCTTTGCAGCAAAGCAATGCGCTTTTCGTGTTTGGCAAGTGTTTTGGGATTGGCAATTTTCTCGCCGCTTGAGGTAACGACAAAGTCCTTGATGCCAAGGTCCAATCCTATTTCGCCATTGCCGGAAGGAATCTGGCTTACGCTGTCAGCTTCAACGCATACCGATGCGTAGAACTCGCCCGAACCGGTTTTCGAAACGGTAACGCTCTTGATTTGTCCGTCTATCGGTTTGTGGACATTGGCCTTGACCCAGCCCAGCTTTGGCAGCTTTATCGCTTCCTTGGAAAGCTCGATGTTGTAGTTGATTTTATCTTTGCCTTGGTTGGCCACAATGTAAGTCCTATAGCTTTGCTTGGGACCGTGCTTTCTTTTAAATTTCGGATACCTGTTCTGCCTGGAAAAGAATCGATTGAAGGCATCCCTTAAGTCCTCAAGTGCGCTTTGAAGGGCGTACTTGTCAGGCTCCTTAAGCCACGGCAGTTCATTTTTGAGCGCGGTGAGCTGCTTGTTGTACTTGTTGTAGGACTCGAATCTACTTTCGCTGGCCATGCCAAGAAAATGGTTATAGACAAATCTGGCGCAGCCGAAGGATTTATTGCACAGTTCTTCCTGCTCCGGCGTTGGATATATTCGTATTTTGTGTCCCATATTCATAGAAATTCACCTGCGCTTATGGTTTATTTTACTTGCTGATTTTCGATGTATCGCTTGATTTGCTCTCTGGTGTTTTCACTCACAGTGGCTACGAAGTAGGACGGGTTCCAAAGATGTCCGCCCCATAGTTGCTTTTTCAGCTCGGGTATTGCCTTAAACAGCGCCCTTGCCGAGTTTCCCTTGAGAGCCTTGATTATGTTTGGTATGTAATGCTGCGGAGAACAACTTACCAGCAAATGTATGTGGTCCTCGTCGGTTTCCATGGTTTCTATCGTGAAGCCGTTACTTTCCGCTATTTCGTAAAGTATTCGCTTTAGGTTTGTTTCAGTATTGCCGTTTAATATCTTACGCCTATACTTCGTCGACCAGACAATGTGGTACTGAAGCATATAGACATAACCTCTTCCATGAATGACATCTTGATTCATAGTGTTCACCTCTATACACATTTTATCATGTGTAATTGATATATTCAAGTATTAATAGTATTTTAGGTTATATATTTATGCATCATATGTTTTTAAGGTAGAGTAGGTCGGAGGAAATTTTTATTTCCTCCTTCCCCTTCATCAAACCGTGCGTGCGGTTTTCCCGCACACGGCTTTCCTGTAGATTTCTTCCGAGTGCATTACGGACTAGTATACGAGCTTCGCCAGTTTCAACTGACGGAGTTTTTCGTTTACTAAGGGCATATTAATGTGTCGCTTTTTAATCTGCTGCTTCTTGTTGTACCAGATTGTAAAACGTATCAAGATATGATAATCGAGTTTTCTTAGATAGGGTTCTGACAACGGCAACTTATAATAGTTTCGCCACCCTCTGATGACTGGATTTAGCTTCTTTACGAGTTCTCCCATTTCCACGAATAGGCGGTTTCTAGGTTTTAACTCTTCTCGTATTCTGTCCCGCATCCGGCGCGTCGCCTTGTCTGATGGTCTTTGCACAGTCACCGTATATGCGTGACCGTATCTGCTTTGCTGCTTTATCCTACGATGATGCATTCCCAGAAAATCAAATCCTTCTGTACCTTCCCACAGGTTCACAAGTTGTGTCTTTTCAGGATGCAGGTCTAAGGCTAGCTTCTTTAGTATCAGATTGATTGCTTTATACGCATGCTGTACGTCTTTCTTTGTTCGACACACAACCACAAAATCGTCAGCATACCTCACTAGGTTCCCCAAGTACGTGCAATGCTTTTGCCATAACTTATCTAGTACACCCAGATAGATGTTGGATAGTAGTGGACTGATGACACCGCCTTGAGGTGTCCCTGTCAGCGACTGTCTTAGCTTACCTTCCTCCATCACGCCAGCTTTTAGCCATTTCCTGATGAGTTTCAGTATTCTCCTATCGCTGACTCGTTGTTCCACCAGTAGCATCAGCTTGTCATGGTCGATTCTGTCAAAGTAACTCTTGATATCTGCGTCTAGCACCCACCACCCCTTATTGTCGCAGTGCTTTCGCACAGCTTTGAGGGCAGTATGCTGGCTTCGCTCTGGTCTGAATCCATACGAACAGTCTTCAAAATCCGCCTCAAATATCGGTTCTATCACCAGTTTTACCGCTGTTTGAACCACTCGATCTCTTACTGTCGGGATGCCCAGTAGCCGTTTCCTTCCATCCGACTTATCGATATACGCTCTGCGTACTGCTTGCGGATGATATTTCCCCGCTTCTAGCAGGTCTGCTGTCTCTTTCAAGAACAGTGATACGCCATAGCCTTCGATTTCCGACAGTGTTACCTTGTCGATTCCTGTTCACGCCATAGCTTGTCATACAGTGCATGAAAACGGCGCTTCCTGTTTTCCTTGGCACTTCGGTATAGCTTCCTCTGGAGTTGTCGAACTTTTTCTTTGGTGTTGTTAGCTTTCGCATTCACTCGCTCTTACCCCCCTCAGTTGCTCATCTACAGCAGGGATGCTTCCCTAAACATGGTTATGTTGTCCGTGTTCTCATCGGTACTATCATCCCCTCCGACTCCCTTCCTGCATTCCACCACTTCATCTTTTCGACTTATAGGTTTCATCTTTACGCTTGCACGTGCAGGGGAGGGCCTCCCCAGTTCCGGACTACACTTTCCTTACATGTCATTCCCCTTACACCGGTGGATTCTTCAACGCTGCTTTTCCAGACTCTTCACGTCGTCCATGGTCTTCGCCCATGTACCCAAAGCTCGACTTCCACTTGTCCCTTTCGGGGTCTTTTTAACGATGCGGCAGGATTCACTTTATGTTACAACCTGTAAGTTCGCTCGCACCCTCTCGGGTTACTTGTTCCCTGCGCTTCACACATGGTATTTCGACCATGCATGGCAGGTCAGCTAACGGGCTCTCTGGCAACTACCCGTGTCGGACTTTCACCGACTAGTGTAGCCCAGCTTTGCTGGGCACACGATACAAAAAAGTCGCTCTAACTCACGACTGAAGTCACGAGGATGCGAGCGACATTTACTCAAAGGGCATTTTATGCATTCAATATTTCTATGAAAAAACAGAGGTCTATAGCCCCCGTTTAATAATCCAATGAAATCTAGTCATTGCCATCGTCCTGCTCTTCACTATATGGGTCTACTATATATTTTTCTATGCGCTCTATTCGTTTGTTCAGACCAAAATCATCTTTTCCATCCCCCGCAAGATTCGCTTGCTCCATTATCTTTGCAAGCTTTTTTCTTTTTGACTGCAATTTGGCCAGATTGCTGCTTCTTTTGTTTTCATCTGATTCGTGCTCCAGCTTCCACTCAAGCTCGCTTATTTGCATTCTTAGATTCTCAATTTTCTTTGGATTAAATGATTTTACAGTGTCGGATTTTCTTGAAAAACGTGATAAAACACCTTTTTTTGATGAATTGTTGTTTGAAGCTTCTGCAGAAGCCTCAGTATGCCCGTATGAAGCATCTTCTGTTTCCTCCGCTTCCTCTTCATCCGGAGCTGTATATGCTTCAGGAGCTTTTGGCGGAATATTTCCAAAGCGAATTTCTGCTTCCCGACGTTCCTCCTCTTTTTCTATCTCATCCTTCCTAGTCAAAAGAGCACTTAGCTTTTCCCTGATGCAACGCCTGTCGCTTCCGTCAATGCAGCGCTCCAACTCCCATTCGAGGTTGCTTATTTCAAGATTTATTGCTTCTATGTCCTGCATATTATCAATGTACTTTAAGTCCTTTGACTTCAAAAATCTGCGCATCTCTACCACCCCATTATCATATATGGTGATCCTTGTATTTTACAATAATTCTGTTTATAGCTGTCATCTATAGTTAATTTCATTCTGCAAGAAATTAATAATCTTTGCTGCGACAACATCTGGCTTCTCCAAATACAGCATATGTCCAGCGCTTGGGCAGACTACTAGCTTTGAGTTTGTGATTGCCTTTGAAAGCGCTTCTTGGTCGCTCTTTGGCAGGATAGAATCCTCTTCTCCCCATATTATGAGTGTGGGAGCCTTGATTTTGTGTAGCTTTCCAGGGAAATCCTCAGCAAGAATGCCTTTGTATGTTTCCTTCCAGACACTTGCAGGGACTTTCAAATTCTCTTTAACCATCATTTCCATAAATGCTCGCGGAACTTTCTGGGATGTTATGCTACTGGCAAATCCGCGCACGAACTCCGCATCCACAGGGTCTTTAAGTTTGGAAATTGTTGATTCCCACATTTCAATTGCAAAGGGATTGTCCTTTAATGCTGAGGGCGAGCCGAGAAGTATAAGCCCAAGAGTGAGTTCGGGATTCTCTACAGCAAAGCTTCGGGCAGCGAATCCGCCACTTGACGCCCCTAGTACCACAGCTTTTTCAATTTTAAGCGCTTCCATAAACAGCAGTAAATCTGATGAGAAATCCTCGGTTCCATACCCCGACTGGGGACAACTTGCATCGCCGTGGCCTCTTTGTGTCAAGGTTATGGTGCGGATAGATTCAGGAATATAAGGCAGCAACAGTTCAAATACATGCAAGGAATCGGCAAGTCCGTGAAGTAGAATGAGTGGAATACCCTCCACATTGCCATTCTCCAAATAAGGAATCATCACCTGGTTTGCCAGTTCTACACATTTAACATTTTGAGCCACATCAAACCCCTCCCACAAATGTTAACACCTTTCGCAATAAACGTGCTATTAAAATTGTATACCCTTTGAAACTACATTCTATCACTGAGCTATGAAATGGCAAATCCATATTGACATTTATCGATGTTAATGGTACTGTTGTTATGTGCATATCGAATATATTCGATGTATTGCCTTGGAATATATTTTCACTATTATCTTAAAAAGGAGTTTTTTATGAGCGAAAAAATAAAAGTAGCATTTGTATGCGTTCACAACTCTTGCCGTTCCCAGATGGCAGAAGCCATTTCAAAAATTCTCGCTTCGGACGTTTTCGAGGCATACTCAGGCGGAACAGAAATAAAGCCTCAGATCAATAAGGATGCAGTTGCCGTTATAAAAGAGCTTTACGGAGTCGATATGAACCAGACACAGCACTCCAAGCTTATTAAAGAGCTTCCGGAGATAGATATAGTAGTCACTATGGGCTGCAATGTCTACTGCCCGTTCCTGCCATGCAACCATAT is part of the Peptoclostridium acidaminophilum DSM 3953 genome and encodes:
- a CDS encoding arsenate reductase ArsC, producing the protein MSEKIKVAFVCVHNSCRSQMAEAISKILASDVFEAYSGGTEIKPQINKDAVAVIKELYGVDMNQTQHSKLIKELPEIDIVVTMGCNVYCPFLPCNHMEDWGLEDPTGKDKDAFLQTAEIIRQKVLDLKERIEKGIFSN
- the tnpA gene encoding IS200/IS605 family transposase → MNQDVIHGRGYVYMLQYHIVWSTKYRRKILNGNTETNLKRILYEIAESNGFTIETMETDEDHIHLLVSCSPQHYIPNIIKALKGNSARALFKAIPELKKQLWGGHLWNPSYFVATVSENTREQIKRYIENQQVK
- the ltrA gene encoding group II intron reverse transcriptase/maturase — encoded protein: MKETADLLEAGKYHPQAVRRAYIDKSDGRKRLLGIPTVRDRVVQTAVKLVIEPIFEADFEDCSYGFRPERSQHTALKAVRKHCDNKGWWVLDADIKSYFDRIDHDKLMLLVEQRVSDRRILKLIRKWLKAGVMEEGKLRQSLTGTPQGGVISPLLSNIYLGVLDKLWQKHCTYLGNLVRYADDFVVVCRTKKDVQHAYKAINLILKKLALDLHPEKTQLVNLWEGTEGFDFLGMHHRRIKQQSRYGHAYTVTVQRPSDKATRRMRDRIREELKPRNRLFVEMGELVKKLNPVIRGWRNYYKLPLSEPYLRKLDYHILIRFTIWYNKKQQIKKRHINMPLVNEKLRQLKLAKLVY
- a CDS encoding alpha/beta fold hydrolase, with protein sequence MAQNVKCVELANQVMIPYLENGNVEGIPLILLHGLADSLHVFELLLPYIPESIRTITLTQRGHGDASCPQSGYGTEDFSSDLLLFMEALKIEKAVVLGASSGGFAARSFAVENPELTLGLILLGSPSALKDNPFAIEMWESTISKLKDPVDAEFVRGFASSITSQKVPRAFMEMMVKENLKVPASVWKETYKGILAEDFPGKLHKIKAPTLIIWGEEDSILPKSDQEALSKAITNSKLVVCPSAGHMLYLEKPDVVAAKIINFLQNEINYR
- the tnpB gene encoding IS200/IS605 family element RNA-guided endonuclease TnpB → MGHKIRIYPTPEQEELCNKSFGCARFVYNHFLGMASESRFESYNKYNKQLTALKNELPWLKEPDKYALQSALEDLRDAFNRFFSRQNRYPKFKRKHGPKQSYRTYIVANQGKDKINYNIELSKEAIKLPKLGWVKANVHKPIDGQIKSVTVSKTGSGEFYASVCVEADSVSQIPSGNGEIGLDLGIKDFVVTSSGEKIANPKTLAKHEKRIALLQRNLSRKNKGSKNYAKNKAKLAKLHQKVANIRKDFQHKLSHRIVRDNQIIIIETLRVKNMLKNRRLSKAISDVSWSRFATMLEYKSKWHKREFHKVGAFFASSQLCHVCEHKNPDVKDLDIRVWECPKCKTVHDRDFNAAKNILKQGLKELKTA